The stretch of DNA ATGGTGTTTTTATCCACTCTTTTCTTTAACGCTTGGTAAAGCTTCCAGTTGAATTCAAAATAGGCCGTTTTCAGGCTTTTTGACCTTAAAGGGATTCGTGAAAAAGGATAAGGCCTTTCCATTTCCTGGGCTCCTCCCCAGTCATTTCCTATAAGTTCTATTACATATCCGTTGTCATGCAAAGTCTTACAAACCTTCTCTATTCGCTGGTCTGTAAATAGGTTACTGAAAGCGGATGTAATTATTTTTTTTTTCATGAACTCTTCTTTCCTGCCATCAAATGATAAATTTGTATGAAACAGATTAGTCCATTAGGAATGATCACCGGCCAGAGCATTCCACTGTAGATACCATATATGACAAAACAAATACAGCCCACCATATTTACGATTCGTATTTTTCTTACATCTTTTAAAATAAAACTCAACACGATAAAAAGTGAAGCAGAATATCCGACGTAAGTAGCAATTTCGGGACTCATAAGAAAAATTTAAAGGAAACAAACTTAATCATTTTCAATAAGATAATAAAACTTTTTTCTGCCATAAAGTCATTTATTCATTTTTGGTAAAATATTTGTAATTTAGATAATGAATAAAAGATAATTCTATCTTTATTCTAATTGAGATATATTATGGATTATAAGTTTTCACAAGGTTTGAGCCAAGTGTTCAAACAAAGCAAAAATGAAGCTAAAAGGCTGAAAAGTGAATTTCTTAATACAGAACATCTACTTTTAGGTATTATAAAAACAGAAAACTCTGCAAAAGAAATCCTTCAAAACCTTAATGCCGATTTAACACAAATCAGAAGAAAAATTGAAACTCTAAATACAGCAAGTCTTAATCCTATTTCTGAGGAGGTAACAAATATTTCTTTCACTAAGATGGCAGATCATGCTGTTAAACGTGCAGAGTTAGAATGCAGACAATACAAAAGTAATGAAATTAATACCGTTCATTTGCTTTTAGGCATTCTTTATAAATATGAAGACCCCACCTCAAATATATTAGGAGCTTACGACATCGATTATGAAGGAGTTTCAAGAGAGTATCAAACAATGCTTAAAAATTCAGGGCAGGCACCTCAGATGAGCGCCTATGACGATGACGACGAAAGAGAAGATTTTGAGCAAATGAGAAAGCCTGCAGGAAATTTAGGTTCTGCAAAAAGCAAGACTCCTACATTAGATAACTTCGGTAGAGACCTTACTTCTTTGGCAAGAGATGGAAAATTGGATCCTGTTATCGGTCGTGAGAAAGAAATTGAGAGGGTTTCTCAGATTCTTTCTCGTAGAAAGAAAAACAATCCGCTTCTTATCGGGGAACCTGGAGTTGGTAAATCAGCTATTGCTGAAGGTCTGGCTTTAAGAATTCAGCAGAAGAAAGTTTCAAGAGTTCTTTTTGGTAAAAGAGTCATCACTCTGGATCTGGCAAGTTTAGTTGCCGGAACAAAGTATCGTGGTCAATTCGAAGAAAGAATGAAAGCCATTATGACGGAGTTGGAGAAAAACCGCGATGTCATCTTATTTATCGATGAGCTTCATACCATTGTTGGTGCCGGAAGTTCTACGGGAAGTTTGGATGCATCCAATATGTTTAAACCAGCATTGGCAAGAGGTGAAATTCAATGCATTGGAGCCACTACTCTGGATGAATACCGTCAGTATATTGAAAAAGACGGAGCTCTGGAAAGAAGATTCCAAAAAGTAATGGTAGAGCCAACCAATATTGATGAAACCATTCAGATTTTAAATCAGATCAAAGATAAGTATGAAGAACACCACAATGTTGTTTATACACCGGAAGCGATATTAGCTTGTGTCAATCTGACATCAAGATACATTACCGACCGTTTCTTACCAGATAAAGCGATTGATGCAATGGATGAAGCAGGTTCACGTGTCTATATTAAAAACATGAAAGTGCCTACTGAAATCATTGACTTCGAAAAGAAAATTGAAGATATTAAAGAACTGAAACAGAAGGCTGTAAAAGCTCAGGATTACCTTGAGGCAAGAAAGCTGAAAGATGAAGAGGAACGTCTTCAAATGGAGCTTAATGCGGCTCAGGATCAGTGGGATAAAGATGTAAAAGAGAAAAAAGAAACCGTAACTGAAGAAAATGTTGCAGAAGTGGTTTCTATGATGAGTGGTGTTCCTGTAACTAAAGTTGGTAAGAATGAGCTTGATAAATTAGCTCAGATGGATAACAACCTGAATGGAAAAGTAATCGGTCAGGAAGACGCTGTAAGAAAAGTAGTTAAAGCTATTCAAAGAAACAGAGCCGGTCTTAAAGATCCAAACCGTCCTATTGGAACATTTATCTTCCTTGGAACAACAGGTGTTGGTAAAACTGAGCTTGCCAAAGTAATGGCCAGAGAACTTTTTGATTCTGATGAAGCATTGATCAGAATTGATATGAGTGAATATATGGAGAAATTCGCAGTATCAAGACTAGTAGGTGCGCCTCCGGGATACGTTGGGTATGAAGAAGGTGGTCAGCTGACTGAAGCCGTAAGAAGAAAACCTTATGCTGTGGTTCTTTTAGATGAGATTGAAAAAGCCCACCCTGACGTATTTAATATCCTTTTACAAATTTTGGACGAAGGACATGTTACAGACAGCTTAGGCAGAAAAATTGATTTTAGAAATACCATTATTATCCTGACTTCAAATATCGGTACAAGAGATCTTAAAGATTTCGGAGATGGAGTTGGATTTGGAACTTCTGCTAAAAAATCAAATTCAGATACCAGAGCGAGAAGTACCATCGAAAATGCACTTAAAAAAGCATTTGCTCCTGAGTTCTTAAACAGAATTGACGATATTGTAATCTTCAACTCTCTTGAGCAGGCTGATATCAAGAAAATCATTGATCTTGAGTTGAACAAACTTTACAACAGACTTGAAAAATTAGGATATAAAGTTGATTTAACTGATGCAGCAAAAGACTTTATTTCCGAAAAAGGATGGGATAAAGATTTTGGAGCAAGACCACTGAAGAGAGCTATCCAGAAATATATTGAAGATTTATTAGCTGAAATGCTGGTAAATAAGCAATTAAACGAAGGAGAAACTATTGTCCTGGATGTTAACGAAGCAAAAGACGGGTTAACAGGAAAAGCCCACAAAACTAAAAAGACGACTGAAAAGTCTTCACAATAAAAAGTAATTTTGTTAAGAAAGAAGCATCGGGAATTCCCGATGCTTTTTTTATTTCGTTATATTCTGTTTCAGACTAAAGCCCGATCACAAAACCAATATTAGGAACTAAACCACTCGAGAAAATACTTGACCGCTCTTTATATAAAACATTATACATCAAGCCTAATTGCATAAAAGAATTTCCTCCTATCCTTTGCATATACCCTCCGCCCAGATAAAGAGCACTTTCTTGTCTGTTATCCTTATAACCATAGTATTTATCTTTATAATCGATGAAATAATGCTGGAAATTACCTCCTAAATAAAATGATCTTGCGAAATAGTAATTGACAAAAGGCCCTACTCCAAACATTGTTGATCTATAAAAATCTGAAGTCTGCCATGAAATACTCCCTATCACTCCTGCTTCCAGGTCATTGGTAACCATATACCCTACTCTTGGAGCTGCCTGAAGTGAAAACGAACTGTTACTACCAAAGCCTAAGCCAATACCTCCACCGAATGTCCACCGGTTTGTTTCTGTTATGGGAGCACCAACCGAAACCTGAGAAAATACAGGCAGCGAAAGGATCAGCAATAATGGAATAAATAATTTTTTCATATGCAGTTAATTAATTGTTTTTAAGGATTATATGGAATCGATTATCTTCATAAGACTTTTATATTTAATCCAATCCATGATGATTTCATATAATATCGTTTTTATCAATGTTTAAAATTATAACTTTTTTTGCGAATAGGATTATCGTAATTTTGCACCCGTTAAGATAGAGATAAAAATTCTATCAAAAATATTATGAAAGTAGTTGTAGGATTATCAGGAGGTGTAGATTCCAGCGTTACAGCATATTTGCTGCAACAGCAGGGTCATGACGTTGTGGCATTGTTTATGAGAAACTGGAATGATGCTTCCGTTACACTGGAAGATGAATGCCCATGGATCGAAGACAGTAATGACGCGCTGATGGTAGCTCAGAAATTAGGAATCCCTTTTCAGGTTATCGATATGAGCGAACTTTATAAAGAGCGAATTGTTGACTATATGTTTGCTGAATACCAAAAAGGGAGAACTCCCAACCCCGATGTTTTATGTAACAGAGAGGTTAAGTTTGATGTTTTTATGAAAACAGCGATGTCTTTAGGTGCTGACAAAGTGGCTACGGGACATTATGCAAGAGTGAATTCTACTTTTGACGAAAACGGAAAAGAAGTTTTTCATCTCTTAGCAGGACAAGATAACAACAAAGATCAGTCTTATTTTCTTTGTCAGCTCAACCAGGATCAATTGTCAAAAGCATTGTTTCCAATTGGAGAACTGACTAAACCTCAGGTAAGAGAAATTGCTAAGGAGATAGGCCTGGTTACTGCAGATAAAAAGGATTCTCAGGGATTATGCTTTATCGGTAAAGTAAGTCTTCCTCAATTCCTTCAACAACAATTGAAACCAAACGAAGGCGAAATTGTAGAAATTTTTAAAGATTCTCCACTTTTCTCACAGGAAACACCTTCATTTTCTTCCAAAGAAGAAGAACTCGAGTTTTTATCTCAAAAAGTCAATTATAAAAAATCTGACGGAAAAGTAATCGGAAAACATCAGGGAGCTCAATTTTTTACGATCGGACAAAGTAAAGGCCTTGGTATCGGCGGACATAAAGAAAGCTGCTTTATCGTGTCGAGAGATATGGAAAACAACATCATCTTCGTAGGTGAAGGACACAGCTTTCCAGGGTTACATAAAAAAGCTTTGAAAATTGACAACTCCGAACTTCACTGGGTTCGTGAAGACCTGCGACTTAATAATGGGGAGTCCATGGAAGTAATGGCCAGATTCCGCTATAGACAAGGATTACAAAAAGCAGTTATTTATCAGTTTGAAAATGCATTTTATATGGAATTTGAAGAGCCTCAGTCTGCTATCGCCGAAGGGCAGTTTGCCACCTGGTATATTGATGATGAGCTTTTAGGAAGCGGAGTGATCGCATAAGTCTTTGTAGCCTGTTTTCAGAATTATGCTAGAAAGAAAAATTAAAATAGTATATCGATAAACCCGAAACCAATGGCTTCGGGTTTATCTTTTATATTCTCGGAAGGATATTCCTTCTATTATTTAATTAAATGAGTCTAAATAATTGTCTGGCAATATTTTTCCCAGATCTTAACACTCTATTTTAAGAATAAAACAGATCAATAAAAAACTTAAAAATCCAGAATACAAGCTCCATGATTTACGTTTTATTTTATAAGTACATGTTAGTTAAGAGCTGATGCTCTATTGAAAATTAGCTTACCAGCCAATCTTTAAAATCCTTAACCCGGTCTCTGCTTACCGTAATCTCCTCTTTTGGCTGAAATTCAAGTTCTACTTTATAATTGGGTGAAGTATGAATATTCTTAATATAATCGGAATTGATAATAAACTGTCTGTTTACCCGAAAGAATTTACTCTCTTCCAATAACTCCTCCAGCTCGTCTAAAGTAAAGTCTGACGGATATGAACGTTCTTGTGTCTGCAAGTAAACAATTTTATTCTCGCTATAAAAACAACTTACTTCGTGAGTCTGGATAATTTTCAGGTTATATCCAATTTTAACCAGAATTCTGGAAAGCGTGGTTTTATCTTTTTTAATTAGCTGCTTAATTTCCTGTGAGCTGACCGAGTTATCCGCAGGAAGAAATGATTGATATTTTTCAATAGCCCCGGCCAGATCCTCTTCAAGAATGGGTTTTAATAAATAATCGATACTATTTAATTTAAAAGCTTTTAGAGTATATTGGTCAAAAGCAGTAGTGTAGATAATAAATCCTTTGGTAGGAACTTTTTCAAAAATATCAAAGGACAAACCGTCGCCCAAAACAATGTCGGAAAAGATTAATTGAGGATGTTCATTTTCCGAAAACCAAGTTACCCCTTCTTCTACTGATTCGATTTTAGCCACTACCTCTATTTCAGGAAAAATACTTAGCATTCGTTCTAATTTCCTTGAGGCAGGTCTTTCATCTTCAATAATGACAGTTTTGATCATCGAATAAGGGTTTTAGTTTTAAAAATCAGAAAATAAAATTAGATAAAAGAATCCAAATTGTAATTAAAATTTAGGCTTACTTTTATTCAGCTCTTTATTTAAAATATCACGCTCCCAATCAGAGTCGAAGATGAATAGCCTAACAGCTCTTACCGTCAGAATAATTCCCCAGATCGCCAGGATTATTGATCCTTGAAATAATGAAAGTTCAATTTTTCCATGTTCAAATAGATCATTGAAAAATAAAATTCCTGAAATAATTCCAAACCACATAAGGCTTTTATAAAAACGTTTCAGCTGTCTAACTCTTTCGTAAGCCTGCTGATATTCCGGTGTGTTATTAAAGTGTTTTTCCATGATTTCTTTTTTCATCTTCCATTAGTTCTTTTATTTTTCTTTCTTCCCAGTCTCTTCCAATCCCGAAAACAGTAGCAGCGTGGGCTGCAAGACCAACTCCCCATCCCAGCATTGGCCAATAGAACCATAAGTGTCCGGGAGATGTTAAAAGGTTTAAGGCAAGTAAAAAAGGAATGACAAGACAATAAGAGGTAAGATTCCCATAAAAGCTTTTTAGTTCCTTTACTCTCTTTGTGGCTTTTTCATAAGCCAAATTTTCTTTACTGAATGATGTGGTTTCCATAATTTTAATTGTTTTTGATTTTGTTAAGTCAAATGTAGGTCGAAAAACACCCTCAATCAATTATATATTACCGAATGGTCAATTATCTGTTCTGAGTTGTAAAAATCCCGGCTTAACTGAAATTAGAGTTTTCATTTTTTAATTCTCTTCTTTCTTAATGACCATGGATACTTAAGAAAAATGATTATATGTAATGTCTTCTCTCCTTTTATTAATAGATAAATGGAATCAGTTTCTTCGTTACTTTTCTGTATTCAACATATTCATCTCCAAACTGTTCAATAAGCGTCTGTTCTTCTATTTTAATCCTATAGCTAAACGCCAAAAATGGAGGGATAAAAGCAAATAATAAAGAAACCCAATTATTTAAGAACAATCCTAATCCCAGGAAAGTTAATAGGGAAAATGCATATGATGGGTGTCTGATGTATTGATAAAAGCCTTCTTTTTTAATTTTATGATCTTCTCGTATGGTCACATCTACTGTAAAATATTTTCCTAAAGACCTGATAATAATTAACCTGAAGATAATACCCAAAAGTATAAAAGCTTCCCCCAGATAGAAAATCCAGGCAGAATGAGCGATCGGAATATCGAAAATATGCGAAGCCGTAACTGCAGCGAAAATCGACAAAATAATAACCAACCAGAGCACGCTGAGTGTCGATTGGTCTTTTTTCTGATCCTTATCTCCTGATTTCAATTTCTGCTTGTAAATGATTTCGCTGAGAAACCATACTCCCATAGAGATATAAAATAAGATTTGTAAGTTCATAGTTGTTGTTTTTAGGTGAGGGCTAAAAGGCGAATTGGCTAAAGTGAAAAATCGTAAAATCGCGGAATCGTAAAATTGATAGAGCCTTTTTGCGACTTCGCAAATCAGCGATTCTACATTTTGGTAATTTTACAGTTCTACTTTCTGTTTTTTTGTTTGTTCATGATTTCCTGAATTTTCTTCTCTTTCCAGTTTTCTCCTATTCCAAAAACCCGGAATGCATGGGAAATTATTCCTATCCCCCAACCCAGCATTGGAAAATAAAA from Chryseobacterium piperi encodes:
- a CDS encoding 2TM domain-containing protein, whose amino-acid sequence is METTSFSKENLAYEKATKRVKELKSFYGNLTSYCLVIPFLLALNLLTSPGHLWFYWPMLGWGVGLAAHAATVFGIGRDWEERKIKELMEDEKRNHGKTL
- the mnmA gene encoding tRNA 2-thiouridine(34) synthase MnmA; translation: MKVVVGLSGGVDSSVTAYLLQQQGHDVVALFMRNWNDASVTLEDECPWIEDSNDALMVAQKLGIPFQVIDMSELYKERIVDYMFAEYQKGRTPNPDVLCNREVKFDVFMKTAMSLGADKVATGHYARVNSTFDENGKEVFHLLAGQDNNKDQSYFLCQLNQDQLSKALFPIGELTKPQVREIAKEIGLVTADKKDSQGLCFIGKVSLPQFLQQQLKPNEGEIVEIFKDSPLFSQETPSFSSKEEELEFLSQKVNYKKSDGKVIGKHQGAQFFTIGQSKGLGIGGHKESCFIVSRDMENNIIFVGEGHSFPGLHKKALKIDNSELHWVREDLRLNNGESMEVMARFRYRQGLQKAVIYQFENAFYMEFEEPQSAIAEGQFATWYIDDELLGSGVIA
- a CDS encoding methyltransferase family protein, whose product is MNLQILFYISMGVWFLSEIIYKQKLKSGDKDQKKDQSTLSVLWLVIILSIFAAVTASHIFDIPIAHSAWIFYLGEAFILLGIIFRLIIIRSLGKYFTVDVTIREDHKIKKEGFYQYIRHPSYAFSLLTFLGLGLFLNNWVSLLFAFIPPFLAFSYRIKIEEQTLIEQFGDEYVEYRKVTKKLIPFIY
- a CDS encoding ATP-dependent Clp protease ATP-binding subunit, which gives rise to MDYKFSQGLSQVFKQSKNEAKRLKSEFLNTEHLLLGIIKTENSAKEILQNLNADLTQIRRKIETLNTASLNPISEEVTNISFTKMADHAVKRAELECRQYKSNEINTVHLLLGILYKYEDPTSNILGAYDIDYEGVSREYQTMLKNSGQAPQMSAYDDDDEREDFEQMRKPAGNLGSAKSKTPTLDNFGRDLTSLARDGKLDPVIGREKEIERVSQILSRRKKNNPLLIGEPGVGKSAIAEGLALRIQQKKVSRVLFGKRVITLDLASLVAGTKYRGQFEERMKAIMTELEKNRDVILFIDELHTIVGAGSSTGSLDASNMFKPALARGEIQCIGATTLDEYRQYIEKDGALERRFQKVMVEPTNIDETIQILNQIKDKYEEHHNVVYTPEAILACVNLTSRYITDRFLPDKAIDAMDEAGSRVYIKNMKVPTEIIDFEKKIEDIKELKQKAVKAQDYLEARKLKDEEERLQMELNAAQDQWDKDVKEKKETVTEENVAEVVSMMSGVPVTKVGKNELDKLAQMDNNLNGKVIGQEDAVRKVVKAIQRNRAGLKDPNRPIGTFIFLGTTGVGKTELAKVMARELFDSDEALIRIDMSEYMEKFAVSRLVGAPPGYVGYEEGGQLTEAVRRKPYAVVLLDEIEKAHPDVFNILLQILDEGHVTDSLGRKIDFRNTIIILTSNIGTRDLKDFGDGVGFGTSAKKSNSDTRARSTIENALKKAFAPEFLNRIDDIVIFNSLEQADIKKIIDLELNKLYNRLEKLGYKVDLTDAAKDFISEKGWDKDFGARPLKRAIQKYIEDLLAEMLVNKQLNEGETIVLDVNEAKDGLTGKAHKTKKTTEKSSQ
- a CDS encoding LytR/AlgR family response regulator transcription factor, whose amino-acid sequence is MIKTVIIEDERPASRKLERMLSIFPEIEVVAKIESVEEGVTWFSENEHPQLIFSDIVLGDGLSFDIFEKVPTKGFIIYTTAFDQYTLKAFKLNSIDYLLKPILEEDLAGAIEKYQSFLPADNSVSSQEIKQLIKKDKTTLSRILVKIGYNLKIIQTHEVSCFYSENKIVYLQTQERSYPSDFTLDELEELLEESKFFRVNRQFIINSDYIKNIHTSPNYKVELEFQPKEEITVSRDRVKDFKDWLVS
- a CDS encoding 2TM domain-containing protein, coding for MEKHFNNTPEYQQAYERVRQLKRFYKSLMWFGIISGILFFNDLFEHGKIELSLFQGSIILAIWGIILTVRAVRLFIFDSDWERDILNKELNKSKPKF